From a single Columba livia isolate bColLiv1 breed racing homer chromosome 19, bColLiv1.pat.W.v2, whole genome shotgun sequence genomic region:
- the NR5A1 gene encoding steroidogenic factor 1 isoform X1, with translation MSGLWGQGLRVPLRAAHLRELQAANSRSAAGRERGSDGSPERGGGGGTGAGAGMPVPVLDASPPPQGFFKRTVQNNKHYTCTESQNCKIDKTQRKRCPYCRFQKCLTVGMRLEAVRADRMRGGRNKFGPMYKRDRALKQQKKALIRANGFKLETVPQIMSPVQNDYSLSSTIHSIHAMSKTLPPNPAALTPVDYERSPYGTPSLGMTVPSHVPLGSYHYPSFPNRTIKSEYPDHYTNAHESAPAYVYPETYPSSSPPDIPDVILKLLQLEPDEAQVKARILGCLQQEQGKGRHEKLSTFGLMCKMADQTLFSIVEWARSCIFFKELEVGDQMKLLQNCWSELLVFDHVYRQLQHGKEHSVLLVTGQEVDMSTIAAQAGSILNSLVLRAQELVLHLHSLQVDQQEFVCLKFLILFSLDVKYLQNHALVKEAQETANAALLEYTVCHYPHATDKFRQLLLRLAEVRALSMQAEEYLYHKHLSGEVPCNNLLIEMLHAKRT, from the exons ATGTCCGGTCTGTGGGGACAAGGTCTCCGGGTACCACTACGGGCTGCTCACCTGCGAGAGCTGCAAG CGGCGAATTCGCGCTCGGCGGCGGGACGGGAACGCGGCAGCGACGGGAGCCCCGagcgcggcgggggcggcgggacgGGTGCCGGTGCCGGAATGCCGGTGCCGGTGCTCGACGCATCGCCGCCGCCGCAGGGCTTCTTCAAGCGGACGGTTCAGAACAACAAGCACTACACCTGCACCGAGAGCCAGAACTGCAAGATCGACAAGACCCAGCGCAAGCGCTGCCCCTACTGCCGCTTCCAGAAGTGCCTCACGGTGGGGATGCGCCTGGAAG CCGTGCGTGCCGACAGGATGCGCGGAGGGAGGAACAAGTTTGGACCCATGTACAAGCGGGACCGTGCcttaaagcagcagaagaaagctCTGATCCGTGCCAATGGCTTCAAGCTGGAGACCGTGCCTCAGATCATGTCCCCAGTGCAGAACGACTACAGCCTGTCCTCCACCATCCACAGCATCCACGCCATGTCCAAGACCTTGCCGCCCAACCCTGCTGCCCTGACACCCGTTGACTACGAGCGCAGCCCCTACGGGACGCCCTCCCTGGGAATGACTGTGCCCAGCCACGTACCGCTCGGCAGCTACCACTACCCCTCCTTCCCCAACCGCACCATCAAGTCTGAGTACCCGGACCACTACACAAATGCACACGAGTCTGCACCAGCCTATGTGTACCCAGAGACCtaccccagcagctcccccccTGACATCCCCGACGTCATCctgaagctgctgcagctggagcctgACGAGGCGCAGGTGAAGGCGCGGATCCTGGGCTGCCTGCAGCAAGAGCAGGGCAAAGGCCGGCACGAGAAGCTCAGCACCTTCGGCCTCATGTGCAAGATGGCTGACCAGACCCTCTTCTCCATCGTGGAGTGGGCACGGAGCTGCATCTTCTTTAAGGAGCTGGAG GTGGGTGACCAGATGAAGCTGCTGCAGAACTGCTGGAGCGAGCTGCTGGTGTTCGACCATGTCTACCGGCAGCTGCAGCACGGCAAGGAGCACAGCGTGCTGCTCGTCACCGGCCAGGAG GTGGACATGTCGACCATCGCGGCCCAGGCCGGCTCCATCCTGAACTCACTGGTGCTGCGGGCGCAGGAGCTCGTCCTGCACTTGCACTCACTCCAGGTGGACCAGCAGGAATTCGTCTGCCTCAAGTTCCTCATCCTCTTCAGCCTCG ACGTGAAGTACCTGCAGAACCATGCGCTGGTTAAGGAAGCTCAGGAGACGGCCAACGCGGCGCTGCTGGAGTACACCGTCTGCCACTACCCCCACGCCACCGACAAGTTccggcagctgctgctgcggcTGGCAGAGGTGCGGGCGCTGAGCATGCAGGCGGAGGAGTACCTGTACCACAAGCACCTGAGCGGGGAGGTGCCCTGCAACAACCTCCTCATCGAGATGCTGCACGCCAAACGGACTTGa
- the NR5A1 gene encoding steroidogenic factor 1 isoform X2 yields the protein MDYSYDEDLDELCPVCGDKVSGYHYGLLTCESCKGFFKRTVQNNKHYTCTESQNCKIDKTQRKRCPYCRFQKCLTVGMRLEAVRADRMRGGRNKFGPMYKRDRALKQQKKALIRANGFKLETVPQIMSPVQNDYSLSSTIHSIHAMSKTLPPNPAALTPVDYERSPYGTPSLGMTVPSHVPLGSYHYPSFPNRTIKSEYPDHYTNAHESAPAYVYPETYPSSSPPDIPDVILKLLQLEPDEAQVKARILGCLQQEQGKGRHEKLSTFGLMCKMADQTLFSIVEWARSCIFFKELEVGDQMKLLQNCWSELLVFDHVYRQLQHGKEHSVLLVTGQEVDMSTIAAQAGSILNSLVLRAQELVLHLHSLQVDQQEFVCLKFLILFSLDVKYLQNHALVKEAQETANAALLEYTVCHYPHATDKFRQLLLRLAEVRALSMQAEEYLYHKHLSGEVPCNNLLIEMLHAKRT from the exons ATGGACTATTCCTATGATGAGGACCTGGACGAGCTATGTCCGGTCTGTGGGGACAAGGTCTCCGGGTACCACTACGGGCTGCTCACCTGCGAGAGCTGCAAG GGCTTCTTCAAGCGGACGGTTCAGAACAACAAGCACTACACCTGCACCGAGAGCCAGAACTGCAAGATCGACAAGACCCAGCGCAAGCGCTGCCCCTACTGCCGCTTCCAGAAGTGCCTCACGGTGGGGATGCGCCTGGAAG CCGTGCGTGCCGACAGGATGCGCGGAGGGAGGAACAAGTTTGGACCCATGTACAAGCGGGACCGTGCcttaaagcagcagaagaaagctCTGATCCGTGCCAATGGCTTCAAGCTGGAGACCGTGCCTCAGATCATGTCCCCAGTGCAGAACGACTACAGCCTGTCCTCCACCATCCACAGCATCCACGCCATGTCCAAGACCTTGCCGCCCAACCCTGCTGCCCTGACACCCGTTGACTACGAGCGCAGCCCCTACGGGACGCCCTCCCTGGGAATGACTGTGCCCAGCCACGTACCGCTCGGCAGCTACCACTACCCCTCCTTCCCCAACCGCACCATCAAGTCTGAGTACCCGGACCACTACACAAATGCACACGAGTCTGCACCAGCCTATGTGTACCCAGAGACCtaccccagcagctcccccccTGACATCCCCGACGTCATCctgaagctgctgcagctggagcctgACGAGGCGCAGGTGAAGGCGCGGATCCTGGGCTGCCTGCAGCAAGAGCAGGGCAAAGGCCGGCACGAGAAGCTCAGCACCTTCGGCCTCATGTGCAAGATGGCTGACCAGACCCTCTTCTCCATCGTGGAGTGGGCACGGAGCTGCATCTTCTTTAAGGAGCTGGAG GTGGGTGACCAGATGAAGCTGCTGCAGAACTGCTGGAGCGAGCTGCTGGTGTTCGACCATGTCTACCGGCAGCTGCAGCACGGCAAGGAGCACAGCGTGCTGCTCGTCACCGGCCAGGAG GTGGACATGTCGACCATCGCGGCCCAGGCCGGCTCCATCCTGAACTCACTGGTGCTGCGGGCGCAGGAGCTCGTCCTGCACTTGCACTCACTCCAGGTGGACCAGCAGGAATTCGTCTGCCTCAAGTTCCTCATCCTCTTCAGCCTCG ACGTGAAGTACCTGCAGAACCATGCGCTGGTTAAGGAAGCTCAGGAGACGGCCAACGCGGCGCTGCTGGAGTACACCGTCTGCCACTACCCCCACGCCACCGACAAGTTccggcagctgctgctgcggcTGGCAGAGGTGCGGGCGCTGAGCATGCAGGCGGAGGAGTACCTGTACCACAAGCACCTGAGCGGGGAGGTGCCCTGCAACAACCTCCTCATCGAGATGCTGCACGCCAAACGGACTTGa